The DNA segment CGGCACCTGCAGTACGCGCCGTACCTTGACTACCGACCGCTCGCGGCCGACGAGCCCGGCGTAGATGCCTTCCTTGCGCGTCCGGAGTGTGCCTGGATCAGCCGCGAGCTGGAGCAGAAGGCACAGGGCCACGCCATCGCGCACGTCGTGCCGGAACATCTGGCGGAGGTCCGCTCGCGCAAGCTGGGCCTCATCGCCAAGACGGAAGCCGCAGTGAAGGATCGGCTCACCAAGGAGATCAGTTACTGGGATCACCGGGCAGAGCAGCTCAAGCTGCAGGAGCAGGCGGGCAAGCCCAACGGCCGCCTCAACTCCGGCGAGGCAAGAAAGCGCGCGGACCTGCTGCAGGCGCGTCTCGAGAAGCGAATGGAGGAGCTGAAGCTAGAGCAGCAAATCTCACCACTGCCACCCGTGGTCCTTGGCGGCTTGCTGGTGGTGCCAGCGGGTCTGATTGCGAAGATGATCGGCCGCTCGGCCCGAACACCTGCGGCCTCGCCCGACACGCAGGCCGCTGCGGCGCGCGCCCGCGCGATCGTGATGGAGATCGAGAGCCGCCTGGGCTTTGAGCCGACTGACCGCGAGACCGAAAAGCTTGGCTACGACGTCGAAAGCCGCATCCCTGGCACGGGGCGATTGCGCTTCATCGAGGTGAAGGGTCGCATCACCGGCGCCGATACAATCACGGTGACCAGGAACGAGATCCTCTACTCCCTCAACAAGCCCGACGACTTCATTCTGGCAATTGTGGAGTTCATGGACGGCGACGCGCATCGCGTTCACTACGTGCACCGCCCCTTTCACCGAGAACCTGACTTCGGAGTGACCAGTGTGAACTACGATTTCACGGAGCTGCTGGCACGGGCGGATGCGCCGCGATGAGCCGGGACCGCCTGGAGGACCGCCGCTATCGACGCTCTGTTGGGTTTCCGGGCCGGTTCCGCTAAGAACGAGTGCAATGCTGACGAAGTTGATCGCCCGTAACTTCAAGCGCTTTGGAGCGGTCGAGATCGAACTCGGCAACCCCGTCGTCCTCATCGGACCGAACAACTCGGGAAAGACCACCGCCCTGCAGGCACTGGCCCTGTGGGACATCGGACTTCGTCGTTGGAACGAGAAGCGGGCAGGAAAGGCGACGCCGGAGAAGCGGCCAGGCGTCACCATAAACCGCCGGGATTTGATTGCCGTTCCTGTTCCTGACGCCAACCTGCTATGGCGCGATCTGCATGTGCGCGACGTGCAGAAGGTGAACGGCAAGCAGGAGACGAAGAACATCCGGATCGACATCACGGTTGAGGGGGTGACTGAGGACAAACCGTGGGCGTGCGGGCTGGAATTCGACTACGCCAACGAGGAGTCATTCTACTGCCGGCTGCTGCGCCGTTCTGAAGACAAGAATCCAGAGCGAATGTCCCTCCCGGACGAGTGCACTGACATCCGCGTAGCCTTTCTGCCACCCATGTCAGGCTTGTCGGCGAGCGAAACCCGACTCGATCCAGGCGCGATCAACGTTCGACTCGGCGAAGGGCGAACCGCAGAAGTTCTACGCAACCTCTGCTTCCAGATTCTGAGTGGCGAAGACGGCGAGGAGCGTTGGAAGCGCGTGCGCGAGCGGATTAAGAACCTGTTCGGCATTGCGCTGGATGAGCCAACTTACATCGCCGAGCGGGGCGAGATTACGATGACCTACCGCGAGGCGTCGGGTGTGCGGCTAGATCTTTCGTCGTCAGGC comes from the Candidatus Binatia bacterium genome and includes:
- a CDS encoding DUF3883 domain-containing protein; amino-acid sequence: RHLQYAPYLDYRPLAADEPGVDAFLARPECAWISRELEQKAQGHAIAHVVPEHLAEVRSRKLGLIAKTEAAVKDRLTKEISYWDHRAEQLKLQEQAGKPNGRLNSGEARKRADLLQARLEKRMEELKLEQQISPLPPVVLGGLLVVPAGLIAKMIGRSARTPAASPDTQAAAARARAIVMEIESRLGFEPTDRETEKLGYDVESRIPGTGRLRFIEVKGRITGADTITVTRNEILYSLNKPDDFILAIVEFMDGDAHRVHYVHRPFHREPDFGVTSVNYDFTELLARADAPR